The following coding sequences are from one Numenius arquata chromosome 29, bNumArq3.hap1.1, whole genome shotgun sequence window:
- the STAC3 gene encoding SH3 and cysteine-rich domain-containing protein 3 isoform X1, which translates to MTEKEVPEPPASPASGGKPKSRLQKLKQLFQRKPKEETAPEPQPNGELVSPSGGPIYYIYEEEEEEEEEEEPEPPPEPQKLVNDKPHKFKDHYFKKPKFCDVCARMIVLNNKFGLRCKNCKTNIHHHCQSYVEMQRCFGKIPPGFRRAYSSPLYSDQQYACVKDLLSANRSDPVFETLRTGVIMANKERKKGQDDKKNPLAAMMDEEPEATKPEGGKTEGGTSEGDKKTEKSPTDDKNKKPQPGMRGGYMQSHYFVALYRFKALEKDDLDFPPGEKITVVDDSNEEWWRGKIGEKIGYFPPNFIIRVRAGERVHKVTRSFVGNREIGQITLKKDQIVVQKGEEVNGYVKVYTGRKVGLFPVDFLQEI; encoded by the exons ATGACAGAGAAGGAAGTGCCAGAGCCACCAGCGTCACCTGCTTCAGGTGGGAAACCCAAGAGCCGG ctacAGAAGCTGAAGCAACTTTTCCAGCGAAAGCCCAAGGAGGAGACGGCACCAGAGCCGCAGCCCAATGGGGAACTGGTCAGCCCCTCGGGGGGACCCATCTACTACATctacgaggaggaggaagaggaggaagaggaggaggagcctGAGCCCCCTCCTGAGCCCCAGAAACTTGTCAATGACAAACCCCACAAGTTCAAAGATCATTACTTCAAAAAGCCCAAGTTCTGTGATGTTTGCGCCCGCATGATTGTCC TCAACAACAAATTTGGCCTGAGGTGCAAGAACTGCAAAACCAACATCCACCACCACTGCCAGTCCTACGTGGAGATGCAGCGCTGCTTCGGCAAAATC cCCCCAGGGTTTCGCCGGGCATACAGCTCCCCCCTCTACAGTGACCAGCAATACGCCTGCGTCAAGGATCTGCTCT CAGCCAACAGGAGCGACCCTGTGTTCGAGACCCTGCGGACGGGCGTCATTATGGCCAACAAAGAGCGCAAGAAAGGGCAGGATGACAAGAAAAAC CCTTTGGCCGCTATGATGGATGAGGAACCAGAGGCCACGAAGCCAGAAGGGGGCAAAACCGAGGGCG GCACCTCTGAAGGGGACAAGAAGACTGAGAAGAGCCCAACAGATGACAAG aaCAAGAAGCCACAGCCAGGGATGCGTGGCGGCTACATGCAGTCTCACTATTTTGTGGCACTTTATCGCTTCAAAGCCCTGGAGAAAGATGACCTTGATTTCCC GCCAGGGGAGAAGATCACGGTGGTCGATGACTCCAACGAGGAGTGGTGGCGG GGAAAGATCGGTGAGAAAATCGGCTACTTCCCTCCAAACTTCATCATCCGGGTGCGGGCAGGAGAGCGGGTGCACAAGGTGACACGCTCCTTTGTGGGCAACCGGGAGATCGGGCAGATCACGCTCAAGAAGGATCAG ATCGTGGTGCAGAAGGGGGAGGAAGTGAACGGTTACGTGAAAGTCTACACCGGCCGCAAAGTGGGGCTCTTCCCCGTGGACTTCCTGCAGGAGATCTGA
- the STAC3 gene encoding SH3 and cysteine-rich domain-containing protein 3 isoform X2: protein MTEKEVPEPPASPASGGKPKSRLQKLKQLFQRKPKEETAPEPQPNGELVSPSGGPIYYIYEEEEEEEEEEEPEPPPEPQKLVNDKPHKFKDHYFKKPKFCDVCARMIVLNNKFGLRCKNCKTNIHHHCQSYVEMQRCFGKIPPGFRRAYSSPLYSDQQYACVKDLLSNRSDPVFETLRTGVIMANKERKKGQDDKKNPLAAMMDEEPEATKPEGGKTEGGTSEGDKKTEKSPTDDKNKKPQPGMRGGYMQSHYFVALYRFKALEKDDLDFPPGEKITVVDDSNEEWWRGKIGEKIGYFPPNFIIRVRAGERVHKVTRSFVGNREIGQITLKKDQIVVQKGEEVNGYVKVYTGRKVGLFPVDFLQEI from the exons ATGACAGAGAAGGAAGTGCCAGAGCCACCAGCGTCACCTGCTTCAGGTGGGAAACCCAAGAGCCGG ctacAGAAGCTGAAGCAACTTTTCCAGCGAAAGCCCAAGGAGGAGACGGCACCAGAGCCGCAGCCCAATGGGGAACTGGTCAGCCCCTCGGGGGGACCCATCTACTACATctacgaggaggaggaagaggaggaagaggaggaggagcctGAGCCCCCTCCTGAGCCCCAGAAACTTGTCAATGACAAACCCCACAAGTTCAAAGATCATTACTTCAAAAAGCCCAAGTTCTGTGATGTTTGCGCCCGCATGATTGTCC TCAACAACAAATTTGGCCTGAGGTGCAAGAACTGCAAAACCAACATCCACCACCACTGCCAGTCCTACGTGGAGATGCAGCGCTGCTTCGGCAAAATC cCCCCAGGGTTTCGCCGGGCATACAGCTCCCCCCTCTACAGTGACCAGCAATACGCCTGCGTCAAGGATCTGCTCT CCAACAGGAGCGACCCTGTGTTCGAGACCCTGCGGACGGGCGTCATTATGGCCAACAAAGAGCGCAAGAAAGGGCAGGATGACAAGAAAAAC CCTTTGGCCGCTATGATGGATGAGGAACCAGAGGCCACGAAGCCAGAAGGGGGCAAAACCGAGGGCG GCACCTCTGAAGGGGACAAGAAGACTGAGAAGAGCCCAACAGATGACAAG aaCAAGAAGCCACAGCCAGGGATGCGTGGCGGCTACATGCAGTCTCACTATTTTGTGGCACTTTATCGCTTCAAAGCCCTGGAGAAAGATGACCTTGATTTCCC GCCAGGGGAGAAGATCACGGTGGTCGATGACTCCAACGAGGAGTGGTGGCGG GGAAAGATCGGTGAGAAAATCGGCTACTTCCCTCCAAACTTCATCATCCGGGTGCGGGCAGGAGAGCGGGTGCACAAGGTGACACGCTCCTTTGTGGGCAACCGGGAGATCGGGCAGATCACGCTCAAGAAGGATCAG ATCGTGGTGCAGAAGGGGGAGGAAGTGAACGGTTACGTGAAAGTCTACACCGGCCGCAAAGTGGGGCTCTTCCCCGTGGACTTCCTGCAGGAGATCTGA